From the genome of Triticum aestivum cultivar Chinese Spring chromosome 3B, IWGSC CS RefSeq v2.1, whole genome shotgun sequence, one region includes:
- the LOC123068439 gene encoding uncharacterized protein translates to MAMACCWLLVFVWVWWLPFMFAGGKEQQGEGCSAERCGNLTISDPFWLTDLETGRSCGSLDFEVNCNNSIPVLRSSGSTGLSGFAIKDILHEERSLHVVDLHKEEDFNVSNGCHFPRWNTSRKLGHPFKVNPINLNLIFYNCTKTVALVEVRCVNTSNAFVCAGVRYYMTGGYAGYALEGCDAIVVPVLGSLGEVNASNYKRLISDGFVLTWDPPPARKFFNRQSSFYEVRR, encoded by the coding sequence ATGGCCATGGCCTGCTGCTGGCTCTTAGTTTTCGTCTGGGTTTGGTGGTTGCCATTCATGTTCGCCGGGGGTAAGGAGCAGCAAGGGGAGGGCTGCTCGGCGGAGAGGTGTGGCAACCTCACCATCTCCGACCCATTCTGGCTCACTGACCTGGAGACAGGAAGATCGTGTGGTTCCTTGGATTTCGAGGTCAATTGCAATAACAGTATCCCAGTTCTCCGGAGCTCTGGGTCCACTGGATTAAGTGGCTTCGCAATCAAGGACATCTTGCACGAGGAACGCAGTTTGCATGTTGTTGATTTGCACAAAGAGGAAGACTTTAACGTCTCCAATGGCTGTCATTTCCCGAGATGGAACACCTCCCGTAAACTGGGACACCCGTTTAAGGTCAATCCCATCAACTTGAACCTCATCTTCTACAACTGCACGAAGACGGTGGCGCTGGTGGAGGTGAGATGCGTGAACACGAGCAACGCGTTTGTCTGCGCGGGAGTGCGCTACTACATGACGGGGGGCTATGCCGGGTACGCTTTGGAGGGCTGCGATGCTATCGTCGTGCCGGTTCTGGGCTCGCTGGGGGAGGTGAACGCGAGTAACTACAAGCGTCTCATCAGCGATGGCTTCGTCCTGACATGGGATCCACCCCCCGCACGTAAGTTCTTCAACCGCCAATCGTCGTTTTATGAAGTTCGTAGATAA